The following proteins are co-located in the Deinococcus apachensis DSM 19763 genome:
- a CDS encoding response regulator gives MDVKTPRLGGLETLAQLKADPDLKHIPVIMLTTSNELRDIDQA, from the coding sequence ATGGACGTCAAGACGCCCCGCCTAGGCGGCCTGGAAACGCTCGCGCAGCTCAAGGCCGACCCTGACCTGAAGCACATCCCGGTAATCATGCTGACCACGTCGAACGAGCTGCGCGACATTGACCAGGCGTAG